The genomic window TGCCGGAAGAGCTATTGGTTGGGAAATTGTAGTCATTCAAAATAACCAGAATCATCAAGCCTGCGTTATCCACAATTCACAGACCAAGTTTCGAAACAACCCCGGTTAGAGAAGCTCTATCACATCAAGGATTGGAAAGCTGAATCGACGCACGTAATATCTACGAAATCTGCAAGAATGCAGGGAGGGAATTTTTTAGTCATTTTCTGTAGCAAAAATTATGAACAATGGACGACAAAATCAATCGCATATGATAACAGAAACGAAAGAGAACAAAAAGAAGCCGGATCAGATTTCTATACATCAAACAGAACAAAGGAATTCGAATAAAGTCTGGGAATTCTTCTGTTCAGTCAAGCTAGCCGTAGTAATTATTCTGGTCATGGTTGTGGCGTGCATCTTGGGAACAGTGATCCTGCAAGGAAAAACCCTGGATGAATATACCGCAAAATATGGATACGCACTCGCTACTTTTTTCAGAATAACGGAATTAAACAACGTTTTTTACTCGTACTGGTTTGCATTCCTTTTGGTATTGCTGTGCGCGAATCTCATCTGCTGTACGATCAAAAGGTGGAGAAATACCTTCATGCAAACAGGCTTTATCCTTACTCATCTCAGCCTTGTTTTGATATTAATCGGCGGCGTGGTAAAGTTTCAGCTTGGTGTAAAGGGCGGGGTAAACGTTTACGAGGGAAAAACGGTAAATTATTTTCTGACGCAACTGATCACCCGGCAGGGAAAATTAGATTATGTCAAGAAGGACTTGCCATTCTCTATTGCTCTGGAGGATTTCATACTAGAGAAAAATGAACCAAAATTTCAACTGGTGTCCTATGTAAAAAATAAAGACCGGCAGAAAATTTTAGAGGTAAAGGTGGGAAAACGTCAGCGTGTCCCCGGATCAGACTACAAAGTAACGATCAAGGACTATGTTCCCGATGCGGAACTACATCAGGAACCGGTAAATACATCGGATACGCCCGACAATCCTGCCATTTATGTGAAACTGCTTGGTTCCGATAAGGTTGCTGCCGAGGGGTGGTTGCTCGCGCATGACCGTAACTATTATGAGGATAAAAAGCAAAATCTGCGCGTCGAGTATATCTGGTTGTCTTCTCAGGAAGAATTGGAAAAGACGATTAGCTCTATCGAAACCGCACATCCTAAAGTATCGGTTATGATATCCGAACAGGGGATATCGTACGACTATCCCATGGAATTAAATAAGAACTTCAAACTTGAGGGAACTAATTATTCCCTGCGGATGTTACAATACGTGCTTAACTATGGTGACCGGCGGCCGCTGGGTGAACAACCAACGGATAATCCTGCCGTACAGGTGGAAATCAACGGTCCGGAGGGTTCTGAAACCCGGTGGGTATTTGAAAAATTCCCCGACTGGGATAAAATGCATCCGGCGAAGTATAAAAATATGAAAATCACGTGTAGTGGGATCGCCAGCGGGCATATGGCCAAAAATACGATACGATTGTTTCAGTCTCCGGAAGGAAAGCAGGTGATGGTTTCTATCAAGGACAACCGTATTATCAGCACCATTCCCTGGGAATTGGAAAAAAAATATCCCATTGCCGACTTAAATCATCAACTCATGGTATCAAATTATTTCCCTTCCTTTGATTTCAAGAGAGAGGTGATTAAGAAATCGGATGAGGTTGGGATGCCTGCGATTTTTGTTGAAGTAGAGGGGCCAAGCGGTACGGTTGATGACTGGCTGTTTTCCAATAATCAATACGCCACCTGGTATACCGACAATAATTTAGCGCTTGTCTATGAATCTACGGGTGATTCGATCAAACACTTTACCAGTAAGCTAAGAATTGAAGAAAACGGTCAAACTGTTGCGGAAAAGACGATCAGGGTAAACGATCCTTTAACCTACAAAGGGTATGTTATTTATCAATCAAGTTACGATCCTGAGGCGGGAACTTTTTCCGGATTGCAGATTGTGAAAGACCCTGGTATCCCCATCGTATATGCTGGTTTTGGGGCATTATGTTTTGGGGTAGTATTCATATTTTACATTAAACCGTTCCTGCGAAAAAAACAAAAACAAGAGGTGGAGGGCTAATAAAATGAGCATAATCAATATCACGTTAATTGTGTATATTATCGCGTCGGTTGCTTACATAGCGAGGGAAATCTGGAGATCTACTTCTATAAAATGGGTATCTCTTGGGCTGTTGATCCTGGCATTTTGTTTAAATCTGACCATGGTAATTAAGCGTTCCGTAGAAGCAGGACATCCACCCTTTTCTAATTTGTATGAATCTTTAGTCTTTTATGCATGCTGCACGGCGTTTGTATACATTATCTTTGAGTTTGTTTATAATTTCAGAGTCGTCGGCGCCCTTGCATCAGTGCTTGCAATGTTAATATTACTCTATGCAACGCTTCAGGATGATTCCATACGGCCTATTATGCCGGCGTTAAAGAGTAACTGGATGCTGGTACACGTGATTACCTATATGATTGGTTATGCCGCCTTTGGCATTTCGTTTGTTACCAGCATTATTTTTCTCGTTGTTAAACCTTTTGCTAAAAAAGAAATTAAAGAGGCGCGGGACGAAAGAGAGATATTGCCAAGGAATTTTGACAAATTGAGTTATAAAATCGTTGCCTTCGGGTTTCCCTTTCTTACCCTTGGCCTGGTTACCGGCGCAGTGTGGGCAAAGAAGGCGTGGGGCGATTATTGGTCATGGGATCCCAAAGAAACATGGTCTTTGATCACATGGTTTGCATATTTAGTGTATCTCCATACTCCTCTTATTTTACCCAAGATGAACGTTAATAAGTCCAAGGCCTCCGTTATCCTGGCCTGCTGGTTGCTCTTTTCTTTTGGGATTGTGAACTTTACCTTTGTGGGTTTAAACTATTTGCCATCTGCATCTGATAGCGAGCACATTTACGGTTCCCAATAGATCAGGAAAAACGAGCATATGCCTATGACAAGGGCACATGTTTATGTCCGTGGCAGAGTTCAGGGTGTGTTTTTTCGGGCTTCAACCAAAGATAGAGCGCTGACCCTTGGTGTTACCGGATGGGTTAAGAATTGTTTGGATGGCAGTGTTGAAGCCGTCTTTGAAGGTAAAAAAGACCTTGTTGATAAAATAGTAAATTGGTGCAGAAAAGGGCCGTCCGGCGCCCGTGTTGAACAGATCGATGTATCCTGGGAAGATTTTACCGGTGAATTTGACGCATTCTCCGTAGTTTATGAATAACTGCACAATATCAGGCAGGGGTTATAAGCGCCCGATATTGTGCATATGCATTTGTTATGCTTGACATTGCCACGACAAACTCAGGCGTTATTCTATCCATCCGAACCCTACCGGGTTCAAGTAAAAATCGTATTGTCGGAGAATATGGAGGGCGTTTAAAATTGGCCGTTACAGCAGCCCCGGAGAAGGGTAAGGCTAACAAAGCCGTCATTGAACTGCTGGCGGACATACTCCGCATTAATGAATCCTCTATCCATATCATTTCAGGCGAATCCTCACGAGACAAGAGATTAATGATTGAAGGATTAACCCCCGAATACGTAAAACCTTTGCTAAACCCTTCATCGTAACAAAATTATCTATCATTATGGACTATAAAAATACCCTCAATCTGCCTACGACCAAGTTTCCCATGAAGGCGGATTTACTGAGAAAAGAACCGGAAATCCAGAAAAAATGGGAAATGGAGCATCTCTACGAGCAAATCCGAAAGGCACATGCAGGCAGGGAAAAATATGTCCTGCACGACGGCCCTCCTTACCCGACAGGAGAACTTCATATTGGTACCGGCTTAAACAAAATACTCAAAGATTTTATTGTGCGATTTCACACCATGAAGGGTTACGATGCGCCGTATGTCCCTGGCTGGGATTGTCACGGCCTGCCGATCGAACACCGCGTTATGCAGGAGGTTGGTGAGGAAAGAAAAAATTTAACCAAACCAGAAATCCGGAAAAAATGCAAAAAATATGCAGAAAAATTTGTAAAACTTCAAAAGGCACAGTTTCAAGCCCTTGGGGTCATGGGGGATTGGGAACGCCCATACCTCACCTTTAACCCTCAGTATGAAGCGGGCATTATTGAGGTGTTTGGGAAGCTGGTCGAAAAGGGATACGTCTACCGGAGCAAGAAGCCCGTTCACTGGTGCCCAAATGAACTCGGGCAAACGACTCTCGCAGAGGCAGAACTTGATTACCGGGAAGAAACAAAGAGCCCTTCCATTTATGTGAATTTTAAACTCACGGACACCATCAGCGATCTCTTCAAAGATGCAGGGATCGACGGTTCTTGTATGATGATATGGACAACAACTCCCTGGACACTTCCGGCAAACGTTGCCATTGCCGTTCACCCCGAACATGAATATGCCGCCGTCCGTTACGATAATCCAAAAACGCACAAAGAAGAAGTTGCCGTCATTGCTGATAAGAGAGCAGAAGCAGTTATGTCATCGTTAGGAATCAGGAATTACCGCTGTCTTGGCAAGATACCGGGGCGTTTCCTGGAAGGGAAAAAATACCGGCATCCTTTTATGGACAGGACGGGCTCCGTCGTACTTGCGGACTATGTAACCTTATCGGACGGGACCGGTTGTGTTCACACAGCGCCCGGACACGGTCAGGAAGATTATTTTACCGGCCTAAAGTATCACCTCCCTCTGTTGAGCCCCGTTGATGAAAAGGGCAATTTTACCAAGGAAGCGGGTGAATTTACCGGTCTCAGCATCCTCAAGGAAGGAAACGACGCGATCGTGAAAAAGCTGGAGTCGGTAGGGGCATTGCTTGATAAAAAAGAGATTGCACATTCCTATCCCCATTGCTGGCGATGTGACGATCCGGTTATCTTCAGGGCAACGGAACAGTGGTTTGTCAGCCTTGACTATAAAGGCCTGCGCCAGCGGGTATTGGAGGAGGTAAAACGGACGAAGTGGATACCCTCATGGGGTGAGAGCAGGATGGCAAAGATGGTTTCGGAGCGTCCTGACTGGTGTATCTCCCGGCAGCGCTCATGGGGTGTGCCGATTCCCGCCTTTCATTGTGTGCATTGCCGTCAGGCGCATATTAATAGAAGCACGATAGATTATGTGAGAGAGAGATTCGAGAAGGAAGGCGCCGATATCTGGTTTTATAAAGAGGTATCCTATTTTTTGCCGCCTGACACGAAATGCTCTCACTGCGGAGGTAGTCAGTTTCAAAAAGAAATGGATATCTTCGATGTCTGGTTTGAATCCGGATCAAGCCATCACGCCGTTTTACAGAAGCGCAGCGAACTGTCATATCCGGCCGACCTCTATCTGGAAGGAACGGACCAGCATCGCGGCTGGTTTCAGCTTTCCTTGCTGCCATCGGTTGGGGCCTGGGACAGGGCGCCTTTCAAGTCTGTTTTAACCCACGGCTTTGTCGTTGATGAACAGGGTAAAAAGATGTCCAAATCCCGGGGAAATTTTATATCAGTGGAAGACGCCGTAAAGGAATTTGGCGCCGATGTGCTCAGATTATGGACTTCTTCCCTGGACTATCAAAATGATATGAGCGTGTCCCGTAATTTAATCGTCAGATGCTCGGATGCCTACCGACGCGTTCGTAATACCTTCAGATATTTACTGAGCAACCTGTACGACTTTGATCCAAAGACAAACGCAATACCGTATGGAGAATTACTGGAAATAGATAAATGGGCATTGCATAAGACACAGGAATTAATTAAGAATGTTGTGTCGGCCTATGAGTCGCTGCTGTTTCATCGTGTGTTTCATACGATCTATAATTTCTGTACGGTGGAAATGAGCGCCTTTTATCTGGATATTTTAAAAGACCGATCATATACCTTTGCAAAGAATTCACAGGAGCGGCGAGCCGGACAAACGGTGCTATACGTCATCCTGTTAAACCTCGTTAAATTGTCAGCGCCAATTCTTGTCCATACGGCGGAAGAAGTATGGTCGGCGATTATCCATAAGGATGAGGACGCCGCCAGCGTTCATTTAGCGACATTTCCCAAAGAAAACCCCGCCTGGACAGACAACGCCCTCCATGAGAGATGGGAAAAGTTAATCAATATCAGAACTGACGTTGCGCGTGAGCTGGAAAAGATGCGTGCCGCCAAGTTGATCGGCAACTCTTTGGAGGCATCCGTCAATCTTTCTACAGAAGACGAAGACCTCTGGCAGTTTCTCAAAGGTTACGAAAAGGATCTTTCCATGATCTTTATCGTCTCTGAGGTAAAACTCGACAGAAGTATTGCTTCTCAGGCGGTGAAAGGGGAATTGAATGAAAATCTCTGGATAGAATGCAAGGTATCGCAACACAAGAAATGCGAACGATGCTGGAATTTCAGGGAGACCGTCGGACACAACAAAGATCACCCAGCCATTTGTACCCGATGTGTTGCTGCACTTCAATAAGGCACCAGGTCGTTTCTGAAAAATCTCCGTAAAATGAAAGTTGCAAAACTTTTGGCGCTCTTCCGGCTCATTCGGGTTTAGGACGATGATAAGGCCATTCAAAGCGTAACTGAATATCAAAAGTACCCATGATCGACCTCCACAACTATCCCCAGGATTGTTTTTCACCGGTCTATCAACAGGTGGTGGGCTTCTGTTGTGAAAAAGCCGCAGGGGCAAATGGCCCTTTGCCCTTACAAGTTCTGGAAGGTACGGAAAGGCTCATCAAGGAAGAGCTTGTTCGGTGTGTCTGGTTCGGGCAACATATCAAAAAGGATAAGCTTTTTACCGACGATGGCTCGCGCATCGAAATTCTTTCGCCCGGCTGGTGGAACTCTGAAGGTGGACCCGATTTCAAACACGCAGAGATCCTCCTGGAAGGCAAGGGACTCCTCAAGGGCGACGTCGAGGTGCATGTGCTTTCATCCGACTGGAAACGGCATCAGCACGAAAAGCAAAATACGTATAACACCGTATGTCTGCACGTTGTTATGTGGAATGATAATGAGGAAGCATATATTAAAAATTGCAGCGGACAATGCATTTCCCAGATAACGCTCTCCAAATATTTAGACGCGGAACTGGACGACCTGATAGAGATGATTGACGTTGAATCCTATCTGAAAGGAAAGAAGATAAATCCCGGACATTGTCAGGCAGAAGTAGAAAAACAGAAGGTGAAGGAGCAGGGGATTGGTCTTTTTCTCGATTATGCCGGTGACGAGCGCATTCTTCAGAAGGCACAACGGTATGAACAATGGGTAGAGAAAAGCCCCTTTGAACAAGCGCTCTACGAAGCGATTATGGAATCGCTGGGATACAAGAACAATAAGGAGCCGTTCTTAACGTTAGCCTCCCGTGTGCCGCTTGAAGATATCCGGTATTTCATCCCGGAAGACGCTGCTGTTGAAAGGAAAAAGATAGCGATACAGTCGCTTCTCCTGGGCTCGGCCGGTTTGTTGCCGCAAGAGGAGAATGCACCATCGTACGACAACGAAACGGCGGCGTACCTCAGTGATGTTAAAGAGGCATGGCGTGAATTCCAAAAGAAAAGAAACCGGGATCCGCTGACAAGGCATGACTGGAACTATGCGGGGATCAGACCTGCAAATTTCCCCGAAAGAAGGATTGCAGCCATGGCCAATATCCTTTCTGAAGGTTCGTCTCTCAGCATCTTCCGAAACATCTTATGGATAGTTGAAAAGGCTGAAAATTACCGGGAAGAGCATACCATCATTAAGATGTTACCGGAAAATATCCTTGCCCTCTTTCTGAATGTTTCCGATCCCTATTGGTCGTATCATTATACCATGCAGGGGAAGAAACTGGCTAAGCCCGTTACCTTGCTGGGAAAAGAAAGGGCTTCCCATATATTCATCAATGTTATTATTCCCATCCTGCTGGTCTATGCCCGAAGGCACGGGAACACAAAAATAGAAAAAATGCTCCATCTTATGTACCGAAACTATACTCCCCTTCCCGGCACCAGCGTGACGAAATTCATGTGCAGTCGTATCTTTGGAAAACCTGATACGGCAAAAAAACTTATTACCTCTGCCAGGAGACAACAGGGATTATATCAAATCTTTAAGGATTTTTGTGAAAACGACAACATGAGCTGCAATAAGTGCGCCTTGTATTTATCTGTGGTTAAAAACTCGTGAGGCAGGCAAAAAAACGGTTGAAATGAAAAAGCTCAAATTCTTTCTGGTGGGGATTCTGGGAGCCTGGTTCATAAGATTGCTGGCCTTTACCATCCGCATTCAGGATAATCCCAGGGGATTTAATAAAAAAATCACCAACACCCACGCTATTTACACCTTCTGGCACTGCCTGATGCTTATCCCTGCCTATGTGGGTCGCCACAGAAACATACAGGTACTCATCAGCCAGCACTCCGATGGCGAATATATCGCACAGGTAATAAAAAGGCTTGGTTTCGGTGTCATACGAGGATCAACCACACGGGGCGGCGCCCGTGCAGTAAAGGGCATGATTAATAAGATTCGGGAAGGATATCCGATTGCAATTACACCGGACGGTCCACGCGGCCCCCGATGCATTGTTCAACCAGGATGCATCTACCTCAGCCAAAAAGCGAGGCTCCCGATTATTCCTGCGACGATTGGATTGTCCCGTTACTGGAAGCTTCCCAGTTGGGATCAATTCCGCATCCCGAAGCCATTTTCCCGTGCATTGATGATGTATGGCGATCCTATCCACATCCCACCCAGGCTTACTGAGGAAGAATCAGAGCGCTACCGGCTTCTGATAGAAAACCGTATGAATGAAATGACAGAAAAGGCGGATGCCTTAGTCCGGAAACGAAAGCCGGCTTAGGTTTTATTTACCGGTAAAACGAAACGCTGTGGCAAAACCGCTCCGCCCGTCATAATTCCATTCCCGATTACCCTCCTGGAATCGATGGGTGGCGGCCTTTCCCATGTTCAGCGCCATATCAAACTCCTTCGCCCAGAGCGAAAAATTTTTGTTTACAATCTGGGTTGGTTTGCCGGGATCTCCTACCCCGCGCAGTAATTCAATGTCTAAAGTCAGATTATTGGCTGCAATCGCCTTCTTGCGCCAGGGGGAAGACTCCACGTGAAGCGGTACATATCTTACGGTAATCCTGTCGTGAGGAACTTTTGCAAAACGAAATACATGGTTTTTAAAGATGTCCAATAATGCATTCTTCTGGACGGCTGCGGCCTTTTCATCGAGATAAAAGACGATCCAGTTTTTATCAGGTTGTGCCGTTAAGTCCGTTATGCCAATTACGGTCTGGCCATCCAACGTATGTTGACCGTAATTTCCCGTTCGAATGTGAAAGACACCGCTGATCTTGCACGTTTTATTATGGGTCGGCTCGCTCCCAAAGAGGCACGGGCAGCCGGGATTGCAGGTGCATCCCTCAAAATATTCACCTTCGATTGACCAGGCGGGCTCGGCAACGACCGCACGGCCAAACCAACACAACAAGATGGAAACGATACATCCAGCGAACAAAGATCGATTCAGAAACATAGTTCAGCTCCTCCTTCCCCTGGTGAAATGAGATATCAAACCGGACACAGATCTACAAACGTGCCGTCTTTCCTATCCTTCGGCAGTCGTTTGTCTTTGGAATTTCGCTAGCATAATCGGACAAGCGCTCTTTTTCAAGAATTATAGAGCCTGCGCATAAACCGAAAGACAAACCATTCAAAGGCGGAAATGCATAGCGCAGCAAGGCCGCAACCAATTCTCCGTTGTGAAAGCGGGGAGATTGCTTCGGAAAAGGCCCTCGCAATGACAGCGACCATGCACTTTGATGGCACACGGCATGTTGTCATTGCGAGTGAAGCGAAGCAATCCTTCTCTTATAAATAAACAGTACCTTCTGACAAGGGATAAATAGTGTTTGAACGGAAACCCCCCAGAGCCCTGTAAAGTAAGGAGAAGCTGGTGAAAAATGTTCATGAAAGTCATTGAATTTTTTCGGGTAAAAGGGTAAAATATGGCGAAAATGAAGGGATTCTGGGTATAAAGAGTCCAAATATTCGGTTCATTAACCCACTAGCCAAAGGACATTCGATAGAAGATGAGAAAGAGATTTGAGCAGCAATTGAAGCTTGGCATCATACCCATTTCAGGGGTAAAACTGCCAATAAAGAGTCGAGATGAGCTACCACCGATACTGAGGGCGTTGCAACATATCTATGTTACACCGGAGTTGAACGAGGAGGTATTCCGGATATTAGAGGCGAAGGTAACGAAGGGGAAGAAAAAGACGGGAAGATATGGGATGGATTTATGGCATATTTTGGTGTTGTCGGTGGTAAGATTAGGGTTAGATGCCGATTATGACAGGTTGGAGGATTTTGCCAACCATCACAAACTTATCAGGCAGATAATGGGGGTTGAGACGGCATTTGGAGAGGCGAAGGTTTTTTCGATGCAGAGCATCAAGGACAATATAAGATTGTTGGATGAGGAGACCCTCAGGCAGATAAATGAAGTGGTGATATCATCGGGGCATCAGTTGGTTAAAAAAAAGGACGAAGGACTGTGTATTAAGGTGGATACGTATGTGTTAGAGACGAATGTACACTTTCCGACCGATATGAATTTATTGTGGGATGCGGGACGCAAGAGTCTGGACATGATAGAGGATGCAATAGAGGAAGGCATCCTGGCGGGGAAAGGATGGCGCAAGAGCAAATATTGGAGGAGAGAGTTAAAAAAGCTGATGAGGATAAGCGCAAAGGCGTCAAGCAGCGGGGGGAAAAACAAGGAAGAGCATGTGAGGAGTTACTTGGAATTATCGAGGGGTTTGAGTGAAAAGATAGGAGCGAGTCTGTTAGCCATCTACGAAAAGGTGCTAACGACGAACCAGGTAGACAAGCATGCAGGGAAAATAGGGACACTGGAGTATTTTCACGGGATGTTGAATAAACAGATAGACCTGGTGGAGAGAAGGGTGATCCGGGATGAGGTAATACCGGCGGCAGAAAAGGTTCATTCGTTGTTTGAGCCGCATACGGAGTGGCTGTACAAAGGCAAGTCAAACAAAAGGGTAGAGTTGGGACATAATATTCTGGTAGCAAGCGATCAGTGGGGTTTCATCGTGGACCATGTGGTAGGAGAAAAACAGGCGGATGTATCGTTGGTAATTCCATTGGCAGATAGGTTGTTGAGCCGTTACGGAGAAGGCACAATAAAGAGTATAAGTTTTGATAAAGGTTTTTACAAGAAAGAGAATAAAGAGTTGCTGAGTTTGTATATACCAGAGGTAATCCTTCCCAAGAAGGGCAAGAAGAATAAGGCGGAACAGGAAGAGGAATCGGGTAAGACATTTAAGAAGCTAAGGCACAAGCACTCGGCGGTAGAATCGGATATCAATCGTTTGGAGCATCACGGCTTGGATAGGTGTCCGGACAAAGGGCTGCATGCCTTTAAAAGATATTGTGCAATGGGCGTGTTAGCTGCGAATTTGCACAAGCTGGGAAACGTGCTGCAGGAGAAGGCACGGAAGCAGTGCGAAAAGTTGCGAAAAGCCGCCTAAGCAAGCAAAAAACACGAAGAAAAACAGTCTGCCGGGAGGCAGGTACGCCCAGACAAGGCTAAAATAAAGGGGAAAACAAGGGAAATATGTAAAAGAACAGTATTTTTGCCAAAAACCCTAATCTCAAATCTTAAAATTATCTATTGGTAAATAGAAAATCGACCTCGCACTTTTACAAAAAGTGCGTTTTCGTTCAGACACTAAATAGGGTTGCGAGAAAACTTGCAAAAAAAGAAAGCTTTTATACGGTAATACTCGAGTGGGTGAGCGCATGGATGACCCCGTTGAAAAGCCTCTAAAATTGGGAACGGACAGACACGGACGTTTTGGTTTTTAAAATGCAAAAAGGAGACGATTTTTCGCCCAGTAATATTTATTAATGAATGAAAAACACGAAGAAAAAAATGAGTTAAATATTTTTTATGAGATACGATACATGAGAGTAAATAGTGTCTGAACGAAAACGCACTTTTTGTAAAAGTGCGAGGTCGATTTTCTATTTACCAATAGATAATTTTAAGATTTGAGATTAGGGTTTTTGGCAAAAATACTGTTCTTTTACATATTTCCCTTGTTTTCCCCTTTATTTTAGCCTTGTCTGGGCGTACCTGCCTCCCGGCAGACTGTTTTTCTTCGTGTTTTTTGCTTGCTTAGGCGGCTTTTCGCAACTTTTCGCACTGCTTCCGTGCCTTCTCCTGCAGCACGTTTCCCAGCTTGTGCAAATTCGCAGCTAACACGCCCATTGCACAATATCTTTTAAAGGCATGCAGCCCTTTGTCCGGACACCTATCCAAGCCGTGATGCTCCAAACGATTGATATCCGATTCTACCGCCGAGTGCTTGTGCCTTAGCTTCTTAAATGTCTTACCCGATTCCTCTTCCTGTTCCGCCTTATTCTTCTTGCCCTTCTTGGGAAGGATTACCTCTGGTATATACAAACTCAGCAACTCTTTATTCTCTTTCTTGTAAAAACCTTTATCAAAACTTATACTCTTTATTGTGCCTTCTCCGTAACGGCTCAACAACCTATCTGCCAATGGAATTACCAACGATACATCCGCCTGTTTTTCTCCTACCACATGGTCCACGATGAAACCCCACTGATCGCTTGCTACCAGAATATTATGTCCCAACTCTACCCTTTTGTTTGACTTGCCTTTGTACAGCCACTCCGTATGCGGCTCAAACAACGAATGAACCTTTTCTGCCGCCGGTATTACCTCATCCCGGATCACCCTTCTCTCCACCAGGTCTATCTGTTTATTCAACATCCCGTGAAAATACTCCAGTGTCCCTATTTTCCCTGCATGCTTGTCTACCTGGTTCGTCGTTAGCACCTTTTCGTAGATGGCTAACAGACTCGCTCCTATCTTTTCACTCAAACCCCTCGATAATTCCAAGTAACTCCTCACATGCTCTTCCTTGTTTTTCCCCCCGCTGCTTGACGCCTTTGCGCTTATCCTCATCAGCTTTTTTAACTCTCTCCTCCAATATTTGCTCTTGCGCCATCCTTTCCCCGCCAGGATGCCTTCCTCTATTGCATCCTCTATCATGTCCAGACTCTTGCGTCCCGCATCCCACAATAAATTCATATCGGTCGGAAAGTGTACATTCGTCTCTAACACATACGTATCCACCTTAATACACAGTCCTTCGTCCTTTTTTTTAACCAACTGATGCCCCGATGATATCACCACTTCATTTATCTGCCTGAGGGTCTCCTCATCCAACAATCTTATATTGTCCTTGATGCTCTGCATCGAAAAAACCTTCGCCTCTCCAAATG from Candidatus Brocadia sp. includes these protein-coding regions:
- a CDS encoding cytochrome c biogenesis protein ResB, which translates into the protein MITETKENKKKPDQISIHQTEQRNSNKVWEFFCSVKLAVVIILVMVVACILGTVILQGKTLDEYTAKYGYALATFFRITELNNVFYSYWFAFLLVLLCANLICCTIKRWRNTFMQTGFILTHLSLVLILIGGVVKFQLGVKGGVNVYEGKTVNYFLTQLITRQGKLDYVKKDLPFSIALEDFILEKNEPKFQLVSYVKNKDRQKILEVKVGKRQRVPGSDYKVTIKDYVPDAELHQEPVNTSDTPDNPAIYVKLLGSDKVAAEGWLLAHDRNYYEDKKQNLRVEYIWLSSQEELEKTISSIETAHPKVSVMISEQGISYDYPMELNKNFKLEGTNYSLRMLQYVLNYGDRRPLGEQPTDNPAVQVEINGPEGSETRWVFEKFPDWDKMHPAKYKNMKITCSGIASGHMAKNTIRLFQSPEGKQVMVSIKDNRIISTIPWELEKKYPIADLNHQLMVSNYFPSFDFKREVIKKSDEVGMPAIFVEVEGPSGTVDDWLFSNNQYATWYTDNNLALVYESTGDSIKHFTSKLRIEENGQTVAEKTIRVNDPLTYKGYVIYQSSYDPEAGTFSGLQIVKDPGIPIVYAGFGALCFGVVFIFYIKPFLRKKQKQEVEG
- a CDS encoding acylphosphatase; this translates as MPMTRAHVYVRGRVQGVFFRASTKDRALTLGVTGWVKNCLDGSVEAVFEGKKDLVDKIVNWCRKGPSGARVEQIDVSWEDFTGEFDAFSVVYE
- the ileS gene encoding isoleucine--tRNA ligase, which produces MDYKNTLNLPTTKFPMKADLLRKEPEIQKKWEMEHLYEQIRKAHAGREKYVLHDGPPYPTGELHIGTGLNKILKDFIVRFHTMKGYDAPYVPGWDCHGLPIEHRVMQEVGEERKNLTKPEIRKKCKKYAEKFVKLQKAQFQALGVMGDWERPYLTFNPQYEAGIIEVFGKLVEKGYVYRSKKPVHWCPNELGQTTLAEAELDYREETKSPSIYVNFKLTDTISDLFKDAGIDGSCMMIWTTTPWTLPANVAIAVHPEHEYAAVRYDNPKTHKEEVAVIADKRAEAVMSSLGIRNYRCLGKIPGRFLEGKKYRHPFMDRTGSVVLADYVTLSDGTGCVHTAPGHGQEDYFTGLKYHLPLLSPVDEKGNFTKEAGEFTGLSILKEGNDAIVKKLESVGALLDKKEIAHSYPHCWRCDDPVIFRATEQWFVSLDYKGLRQRVLEEVKRTKWIPSWGESRMAKMVSERPDWCISRQRSWGVPIPAFHCVHCRQAHINRSTIDYVRERFEKEGADIWFYKEVSYFLPPDTKCSHCGGSQFQKEMDIFDVWFESGSSHHAVLQKRSELSYPADLYLEGTDQHRGWFQLSLLPSVGAWDRAPFKSVLTHGFVVDEQGKKMSKSRGNFISVEDAVKEFGADVLRLWTSSLDYQNDMSVSRNLIVRCSDAYRRVRNTFRYLLSNLYDFDPKTNAIPYGELLEIDKWALHKTQELIKNVVSAYESLLFHRVFHTIYNFCTVEMSAFYLDILKDRSYTFAKNSQERRAGQTVLYVILLNLVKLSAPILVHTAEEVWSAIIHKDEDAASVHLATFPKENPAWTDNALHERWEKLINIRTDVARELEKMRAAKLIGNSLEASVNLSTEDEDLWQFLKGYEKDLSMIFIVSEVKLDRSIASQAVKGELNENLWIECKVSQHKKCERCWNFRETVGHNKDHPAICTRCVAALQ
- a CDS encoding DUF167 domain-containing protein, with product MLDIATTNSGVILSIRTLPGSSKNRIVGEYGGRLKLAVTAAPEKGKANKAVIELLADILRINESSIHIISGESSRDKRLMIEGLTPEYVKPLLNPSS
- the ccsB gene encoding c-type cytochrome biogenesis protein CcsB, with the translated sequence MSIINITLIVYIIASVAYIAREIWRSTSIKWVSLGLLILAFCLNLTMVIKRSVEAGHPPFSNLYESLVFYACCTAFVYIIFEFVYNFRVVGALASVLAMLILLYATLQDDSIRPIMPALKSNWMLVHVITYMIGYAAFGISFVTSIIFLVVKPFAKKEIKEARDEREILPRNFDKLSYKIVAFGFPFLTLGLVTGAVWAKKAWGDYWSWDPKETWSLITWFAYLVYLHTPLILPKMNVNKSKASVILACWLLFSFGIVNFTFVGLNYLPSASDSEHIYGSQ